The segment CCACGGTATCCCGGTTCACGCCACCATCCACCTCAATGAGGCAAGAAGGGTTCAACCTATCCCGCATCTCCCTAAGCCGGCGAAGCCTTCCCGTGGAAGTGGGAATGTACCTCTGCCCCCCGAACCCCGGGTTCACGCTCATGAGGAGGGCCAAGTCCAGCTCGGGCAGGAGGGGCTCAAAGGCCTCGAGAGGAGTGGCGGGGTTGAGGGCCAGCCCCGCCTTCTTCCCCAGCTCCTTCACCCTCTGCACCGCCCGGTGGGCGTGGGGGGTGGCCTCGAAGTGGACGGTGATCACATCTGCCCCAGCGCTGGCAAAGTCCTCCAGGTACCTCTCCGGCTGCACGATCATGAGGTGCACGTCCAGGGGCAGGGAGGTCACCCGCCGCACCGCCTCCACCAGAAGGGGGCCGAAGGTGAGGTTGGGGACGAAGACCCCATCCATCACGTCCAGGTGGATCCAGTCCACCCCTGCCGCCTCGGCTTCCTCGATCTGGTCCTTCAGCCTCGCCAGGTCCGCCGTGAGGATGGAGGGCGCAAACTTGAGCATCCTTTCCCCCTAGGCCACCCGCAGGTGCCCCCGCTCGATGGCCAGCTCCCGCATCTTAACCAGATAATAGGCGATGATGAGCTGGGTCAGGGCCAGGGGATAGCTCTGCCCCGCCTTATCCCAGAAGGTACCCACCAGGCTGGGGTCAAAGTGCTCAGCATGGTGGCCCAGATGGTCCCAGATGATGCGTTCAAAGGCCTGGGCTCTTTCAGGGGTCACGTTGCCCGTGATGTCCAGGATGTCCGCCTCCTTCCGGGCTTCCAGGCGGATCAGGGCCTCGTCCTCGTAGGCGGAGTGGAGCACCTCGGAAAGGTCCAGGCGGGGCAGGGTGTGCTTGAGGGTGATCCTTACGTTCAGGGTACTGGGGTTTTCCGGATCGTAGCCGGCGGGCCGGTAAAAGCGCACGAGGATGTCCGCATGCTCCTTCTGCGGCCAGATAAAGGCCCGGGAGTCGGGCATGCGCCTTTCGATGTCCGCCAGCACCTCCTCCGGGGTGTAGCCACGCTTGGCCACATCCCGCTTCACCTTCCATTCCCGCCTGAGTTCCTCCTCGGGGTCCAGGTACACGGTGAGGTGGTAGCGGCTCCTCAAGGCCGGGGAAAAAAGGGTAAGGAGCCCTTCCAGGATCACCACCCGGGGAATGAGCCTGCCCTCCTCCTCCACCGCCCGGGGGGCAGGGATGTAGACCGGCGGGTCAAAGGTGCCCGTGGAGTGGTTGTACACCGGCTTCAGGATGGGTTCCCCCTCGGAAAGAAGCCTCACGTGCTGCTCCATGATGTCCATGTAGTTGCACTCCGGGTTCAAGGGGGTGATGCCCAGCTCCTTGCGCTGCTTGCGGTCGTACTTGTGGTAGTCGTCCACGCAGATGTTGGTGGTGCGCTCCACCCCCAAGAGCCGGGCGATCCCCGCAGA is part of the Thermus caldilimi genome and harbors:
- the rpe gene encoding ribulose-phosphate 3-epimerase, which produces MLKFAPSILTADLARLKDQIEEAEAAGVDWIHLDVMDGVFVPNLTFGPLLVEAVRRVTSLPLDVHLMIVQPERYLEDFASAGADVITVHFEATPHAHRAVQRVKELGKKAGLALNPATPLEAFEPLLPELDLALLMSVNPGFGGQRYIPTSTGRLRRLREMRDRLNPSCLIEVDGGVNRDTVAEVYRAGADVAVAGSALFNQRPVADNLKELKEVLYALGDR
- a CDS encoding phosphoribulokinase; this translates as MLGIAGDSGAGKTTISAGIARLLGVERTTNICVDDYHKYDRKQRKELGITPLNPECNYMDIMEQHVRLLSEGEPILKPVYNHSTGTFDPPVYIPAPRAVEEEGRLIPRVVILEGLLTLFSPALRSRYHLTVYLDPEEELRREWKVKRDVAKRGYTPEEVLADIERRMPDSRAFIWPQKEHADILVRFYRPAGYDPENPSTLNVRITLKHTLPRLDLSEVLHSAYEDEALIRLEARKEADILDITGNVTPERAQAFERIIWDHLGHHAEHFDPSLVGTFWDKAGQSYPLALTQLIIAYYLVKMRELAIERGHLRVA